In the genome of Pelobacter seleniigenes DSM 18267, one region contains:
- a CDS encoding RHS repeat-associated core domain-containing protein — MRQGTIASNHSPTAIHFFSFFLFILAIVLLQPKMVLATSCSVGGGTYIIGEERIADRCVPEGMNDDTAIHFVGNTIICQNGQVVTVPGYTIQGYYKPKSIVSTMKSYPFKVFRNKEGTHIIGVHRYYFGTIDGKSMGSYSTGSVTTDLFDEALALSWDAPDCRGKDYNTCPLETASGSTVNKGTGRYSHHQELFATRSRQLLAGRVDLFYRSFPEAPSAIGGGWSHSYDMRLEPGAGSSQVFWQNGKRRVYESYNSGYVSPKDDYSTLVQNEDSTFTLTEKNGIVRQFDATGLIMSMTDRNGNVMTFSYSDDLLASVTDANGRSISFSYVADDTLSAITDPNGNSYQFHYTNGQLSRVVYPDTAEWVYTYTANGLLLSKTDPEGHLTTYTYDSADRLTTAVDPRGRVRSYSHAVLGSVGKVPDLYPIGKRNPKNFSAVEKDGGEWSYTFDTLVEAVTSKTDPLGHTTTYSYDNEGRLTSKTEPEIGTTSYSYDDAGNIISVTDPLGQQTSYTYNAFGQVLTVSGAPGSYSYSYDGGGNLLSMTNPAGETVQYAYDSRGNLTGMTDADGNVLTLAYDTANNLLSVTQPSGAVTAMSYDAAGNVLTVTNALGHVTTMTYDSRNRLATTTDPAGNITTATYDGNSNPASVSDANGNVTAYTYNEQGQMTELNNALNQLTTLSYGSSGCPSCSGVDKLNSLTDAKSQQTSFSYDQIGRLMAESDPLGKTTSFSYGATKQPTARTAAGGNTVNYTYDVLQRLTQKAYPNGETVDYSYDSRGNILTADNAAVDYTMTYDAGNRVSSVADNRGYSLGYEYDATGRRSAMTFAPGTSDEFTITYSYDADHRLTGMTTPAGSFSFAYDLLGRRTALTYPHGVVGSYSYDETHQLNWLTGISYTSGSGELLSVAYPLHDNVGNRLQRNEDGDSVDYSYDAVYQVTAAQSSLDDEGFSYDAVGNRTAGPSATDSYTHNAANQMIQGGELSFAYDERGNQSYRYLNSAQTDYWHYSWNAENQLIQAELTEAGTTVRTLTFEYDAFGRRVEKQITENGTTKTSSYVYDGEDILLRIDNDGSATTTTYIIHGPGIDEPLAMIHSGQTYYYHADGLGSIVAITDSSQTIVQHYDYETFGQLTASDDFTSSYAFTGREWDEDLSLYYYRARYYDAQTGRFISKDPIGFAGGDVNVYRYVGNNSANEIDPLGLKTYLCKKPLSFGGTGIKSGPDIPGNPLYHQWSCVVTRSGSIVCGGQDRSGKVTGSPGKPSNDTFSSKYCEESLPDYDCFEKCLQNEWSKPRPYYGIPFGTDCQEYDDRINLYCRQSCGVD; from the coding sequence ATGCGTCAAGGCACTATTGCATCCAACCATTCACCAACAGCCATCCATTTTTTCAGTTTTTTTCTTTTTATTCTGGCGATTGTCTTGTTGCAGCCAAAAATGGTTTTGGCGACATCCTGTTCTGTCGGCGGTGGCACCTATATCATCGGTGAAGAACGCATCGCCGATCGTTGTGTTCCGGAGGGAATGAATGACGATACGGCGATTCATTTTGTCGGCAATACCATTATTTGCCAGAACGGTCAGGTCGTCACTGTTCCCGGCTATACCATACAGGGATATTACAAGCCCAAAAGTATTGTCAGTACAATGAAAAGTTATCCGTTTAAAGTGTTCCGCAACAAAGAGGGGACGCATATTATCGGGGTTCACCGTTACTATTTCGGGACGATTGACGGCAAGTCCATGGGCAGCTACTCAACCGGAAGTGTCACCACGGATCTTTTTGATGAGGCCCTTGCCCTATCTTGGGATGCGCCCGACTGCCGCGGCAAGGATTATAATACTTGCCCTTTGGAAACGGCTTCCGGGTCGACAGTCAACAAAGGGACCGGCCGTTACTCCCATCATCAGGAGCTTTTTGCCACCCGTAGTCGGCAACTGCTGGCAGGTCGTGTTGATCTATTCTATCGCAGCTTTCCGGAGGCCCCCAGCGCCATCGGAGGGGGCTGGAGCCATAGTTATGATATGAGGCTGGAACCGGGAGCCGGCAGCAGCCAGGTGTTCTGGCAGAATGGGAAGCGCAGGGTCTACGAATCTTACAACAGCGGTTATGTCTCGCCCAAAGACGATTATTCCACCTTGGTTCAAAATGAGGACTCGACATTTACGTTGACGGAAAAGAATGGGATTGTGCGACAGTTTGATGCAACCGGGCTGATCATGTCCATGACCGACCGGAACGGTAACGTCATGACATTCAGTTACAGTGACGATTTGCTGGCAAGTGTGACCGATGCTAACGGGCGCTCGATCAGCTTTTCCTATGTCGCAGACGATACATTGTCTGCAATAACTGATCCGAACGGTAACAGCTATCAGTTTCACTATACAAACGGGCAGCTGTCACGTGTCGTCTACCCGGATACGGCAGAGTGGGTTTATACCTATACCGCCAATGGCCTGCTTTTGTCAAAAACCGATCCTGAAGGACATTTGACCACCTATACCTACGACTCCGCTGACCGACTCACCACAGCGGTCGATCCGCGAGGTCGGGTTCGCAGCTACAGTCACGCCGTGTTGGGTTCTGTTGGCAAGGTGCCCGATCTCTATCCGATTGGAAAACGAAACCCCAAAAATTTTTCCGCTGTCGAAAAAGATGGCGGAGAGTGGAGCTATACTTTCGATACCCTGGTCGAAGCGGTGACCAGCAAAACCGACCCGCTGGGTCATACCACAACCTACAGTTATGATAACGAGGGCCGATTGACCAGCAAAACCGAGCCGGAGATCGGAACCACCAGTTACAGTTATGACGATGCCGGTAACATCATTTCGGTCACCGATCCCCTGGGTCAACAAACCAGCTACACTTATAATGCCTTCGGCCAGGTTCTCACCGTCAGCGGTGCTCCGGGCAGCTATTCTTACAGTTACGATGGTGGCGGCAACCTGCTGTCCATGACCAACCCCGCAGGGGAGACGGTTCAATATGCCTATGATTCCAGAGGGAATCTCACCGGCATGACCGATGCTGATGGTAACGTCCTGACTCTGGCCTATGACACGGCCAATAACCTGCTCAGCGTGACTCAGCCAAGCGGAGCTGTCACGGCCATGAGTTATGATGCCGCCGGTAATGTCCTGACCGTCACCAATGCTCTGGGCCATGTCACCACCATGACCTATGACAGCCGCAATCGTCTGGCAACCACCACCGATCCGGCCGGAAATATCACCACAGCAACTTACGATGGCAATAGCAATCCGGCATCAGTCAGCGACGCTAACGGGAATGTTACGGCGTACACTTACAATGAGCAGGGGCAGATGACAGAGCTGAACAATGCTCTTAATCAGTTGACAACCCTCTCCTACGGTAGCTCAGGTTGTCCGTCATGTAGCGGCGTTGACAAGCTTAATTCCCTGACCGACGCCAAAAGTCAGCAGACCAGCTTCAGCTACGATCAGATCGGTCGTCTGATGGCCGAGTCCGATCCGCTTGGAAAGACCACCAGCTTCAGTTATGGCGCCACCAAACAGCCCACGGCGCGGACAGCTGCCGGCGGTAACACGGTCAATTATACCTATGACGTTCTTCAGCGGCTTACCCAAAAGGCTTATCCAAACGGTGAAACCGTTGACTACAGTTATGACAGTCGCGGGAACATCCTGACCGCGGACAACGCTGCAGTCGATTACACAATGACCTATGATGCGGGGAACCGGGTCAGCAGTGTTGCGGATAATCGTGGCTATAGTCTGGGCTATGAGTACGATGCCACCGGTCGTCGCAGCGCCATGACCTTTGCTCCGGGAACCAGTGATGAATTCACGATCACCTATAGCTATGATGCTGATCATCGCTTAACCGGAATGACCACCCCGGCGGGCAGTTTCAGTTTCGCTTACGACCTGCTCGGGCGGCGTACCGCCCTCACCTATCCCCATGGCGTGGTTGGCAGTTACAGCTATGATGAAACCCATCAGCTGAACTGGCTGACCGGTATCAGTTACACCTCCGGTTCCGGTGAACTGTTGAGCGTTGCCTATCCTTTGCACGATAATGTCGGCAACCGCCTGCAGCGCAATGAAGATGGTGACAGCGTTGACTACAGCTATGACGCGGTTTATCAGGTGACCGCAGCCCAGTCGAGCCTGGACGATGAGGGCTTTTCCTATGATGCCGTGGGGAACCGGACTGCGGGACCGAGCGCAACGGATAGCTATACCCACAACGCCGCTAATCAGATGATCCAGGGTGGAGAGCTGAGTTTTGCTTACGACGAACGCGGCAACCAGAGCTATCGCTACCTCAACAGTGCCCAGACTGATTACTGGCACTACAGCTGGAACGCCGAAAATCAACTGATTCAGGCCGAGCTGACCGAAGCCGGAACCACGGTGCGCACTCTGACTTTTGAATATGATGCCTTTGGTCGCCGGGTAGAGAAGCAGATTACGGAAAATGGTACAACAAAGACCAGCAGCTATGTGTACGACGGTGAAGATATCCTGCTGAGGATTGATAACGACGGCAGTGCAACGACAACAACCTATATTATCCACGGCCCCGGTATCGATGAGCCGCTGGCAATGATCCACAGTGGGCAAACTTATTATTACCACGCTGACGGTTTGGGCAGTATCGTTGCCATAACCGATAGCAGCCAGACAATTGTCCAGCACTACGACTACGAGACCTTCGGCCAATTGACCGCCAGTGATGATTTTACCAGTAGCTATGCTTTCACTGGTAGGGAATGGGATGAGGATCTGAGCCTGTATTATTATCGGGCTCGTTACTACGATGCTCAGACAGGGCGGTTTATTAGTAAGGATCCGATTGGCTTTGCTGGTGGGGATGTGAATGTTTATCGGTATGTGGGGAATAATTCTGCCAATGAGATAGATCCCTTGGGGCTAAAAACATATCTGTGCAAAAAGCCTCTTAGTTTTGGAGGGACTGGAATAAAATCCGGTCCTGATATTCCTGGAAATCCTTTATATCACCAGTGGTCCTGTGTCGTAACTAGATCAGGGAGCATTGTCTGTGGAGGTCAAGATCGAAGTGGTAAGGTGACGGGAAGCCCAGGCAAACCAAGTAATGACACTTTTAGCTCCAAATACTGTGAAGAATCCTTGCCTGACTATGATTGTTTTGAAAAATGCTTACAAAATGAATGGTCAAAGCCAAGGCCCTATTATGGAATTCCTTTTGGAACAGATTGTCAAGAGTATGATGATAGAATTAATTTATATTGTAGACAATCTTGTGGTGTTGATTGA
- a CDS encoding LapA family protein — MKGKLIAGLVLLVPVLIFAVQNSAPITVTFLQWEFAVPLALLVYASLVIGIVLGVLFSYVGRVRKNRKEKRKQQEAMDLPKKAEQNSTMPTPSANGISATVDASTSFPEEEKNASK, encoded by the coding sequence ATGAAAGGAAAACTTATTGCCGGTCTTGTTCTGCTGGTTCCGGTGTTGATATTCGCGGTCCAGAACAGCGCTCCGATTACCGTCACTTTTCTGCAGTGGGAATTCGCCGTCCCCCTGGCCCTGCTGGTTTACGCCAGCCTGGTCATCGGGATCGTCCTGGGAGTTCTCTTCTCCTATGTCGGCCGGGTGCGCAAAAACCGTAAGGAAAAGCGCAAGCAGCAGGAAGCAATGGATCTGCCAAAAAAGGCTGAGCAGAATAGCACCATGCCAACTCCTTCGGCCAATGGGATCAGTGCCACGGTTGATGCCTCAACCTCCTTTCCGGAGGAGGAAAAGAACGCATCCAAGTAA
- a CDS encoding DUF5412 family protein: MANFLIKFLLIIQIFVMLGCSSIDPCHELEILREQSPDDAVDFVVMEKDCGATTSISILIFIVPKGSSTDEFKPIFMADHVEGLTVNWKKAREMTIEYRNARIFSYTNFWQFRYVQNFKYIVSVREYRYQ; encoded by the coding sequence ATGGCTAACTTTTTAATAAAGTTTTTATTAATTATCCAAATTTTTGTGATGCTAGGTTGTAGCTCTATAGACCCATGCCATGAATTGGAAATACTTAGGGAACAATCTCCTGATGATGCTGTAGATTTTGTTGTGATGGAGAAAGATTGTGGGGCAACAACTTCTATAAGTATATTAATTTTTATAGTCCCCAAAGGGAGCTCTACTGATGAATTTAAACCTATATTTATGGCAGATCATGTTGAGGGGCTTACCGTGAATTGGAAAAAGGCAAGAGAAATGACTATAGAATATAGAAATGCAAGGATTTTTAGCTACACTAATTTTTGGCAATTTCGATATGTTCAAAATTTTAAATATATAGTTTCTGTTCGTGAATATCGATATCAGTGA